In Gemmatimonadota bacterium, the sequence CGGACCGAATCGAGCAGCGTCACCGGCCCGAACGCCACCAGCGCCGCGGTGTCCGGGCTGGCCGCCCCCGCCAGGCGCACCAGCTGGCCGGCACTGCTCCGGGCCAGGATGCCGCCGTCGGCGGCGCGGCGTTCCGCGGTAGCGGCCAGCAGGAACCCCGCCTGGCCGGTGCGGGTGAGGGTGTCGGCGAGCGGTACCCCCGCCCACGCCGGGGGCGCGAGGGGTGCCGTGGCCCCGACCGCGAGCGTATCGGGGTGCACCTGAGCCCACTGGAACAGGTGCCATTCGATCGCGCCCCGCGCGGCCGCCTCGAGCCGGGCATGGTCCAGCGCGCGCGCGCCGGCGAGCACCCGCACCCGGCTGGCCACGAGCACCAGCCCTGCCAGCGCACCGAGCAGGGCCAGCAGGAGGAGCGCCACCGGAAGGGCGGCACCGCGGCGCCTCATGGCAGGTTGGCCAGCGCAATCCGCACGGCGGTGCTCTCGGCCACGGGCGCCGCGCTCGCCGGCCACTGGCCCCGCGCACCGGCGAGGATGGCGCCAAGCGAGCGGACGAGGGGCGCGGCAAGCGTCGGGGCGCCGCTCGAGTCCCAGCCCGCGAATCGCGATGCCGGCAGGGTGAACGGGCCGGCGAGCGGCTGGACCACCTCCCCGGCGCTGACCGACCGCGCGCCAAGCCAGCCGCTGCCCAGTGAGGCGTAGAGTCGGGCCTGCATCACCTCGAAGAGGCGCAGTCCGATCCCGGGGGGCAGGGCATGCAGCGGGTGGGCCAGCGTATCGATGACCGTGCCCAGGGCCAGGGCCGCGGCTCCGCCGCAGGTGCTGTTCGTGACCGACGTGATGGGCAGGACCAGGGCGGCCGTGTCGGCCGCCCGCGGGTCGTCCGGGGCGAGGGGCAGCCAGACGCTGTCGCGGCCGGGCTGGGGCATCCGGTCGGCCCGCAGGCTCGCGCGCAGCAGGCGTACCTCGTCCGCTCGCACCTGGCAGGCCGCGGCGAGGCCACGGGTGGCGCGGTAGCGGAGCGACTCGGGCGCCGCCTGCAGCAGGTCCCCCGGGCCGAGATCCGCGAGTTCGGCGTGCAGGAACCCGGCGGCGGCGTCGAAGCCAGCATGGAGCCGTGCGCGTTCCTCGTGGCTCCGTGCCACCCGTTCCGCCGCGAGCCCGGTCCGGGCCAGCAGCGCGCCCACGAGCCCGAACAACACGAGCGCCACGAGCAGCTCGGCCAGGGTGACGCCGCGCCTCACCGGCACCGGAGGAAACTCCGGAGGGTGTCGGTGCGCGGGCCAGCCGGGCCCCGGTAGCTGAGCAGCAGCTGCACGGTCACCCCGCCGCCCCCACCCACCGGCGCCAGGAGAATGGTGGCCTGCTCCCCGCCGGGACCGGCCCGGCTGGGGGTCGGGAGCGCGGCACACGGGGTCATGCCCTGCCGCGCCGCCACCACGAGCTCCGCGAGGGCGGAGGCGGCCGTCCGGGCCGCCTCCGCCTGGTGGCCGCCCATGGCGGTGGCGCGCAGCCCGCTGGCCAGCCCGCCCGCCGCGCCCAGGGCGCCGATGGCAAAGAGCACCAGGGCGAGCAGCACTTCGATGGTGGTCAGACCTGTGGGGGTGCCCATGCGCGGCCGCCGGGAAGAGGACGGGCCATCATAGGGTCACAGGCGCAGTGGTGTGGTGCCTTCCTGACGCGATACGGCACAAAAAGATCGCGCGGGGCGGCCCCTGAGGACCGCCCCGCGCGAGGTTACGACGGGTCGCCGCTTACCAGCAGGCGGGCGAGCCTTCCTGGGTCACCGCGGCGTTCGGCGCATTCGCGGCCGGGCCGGTGAAGATGCCGCAGGTCGCGGGGCTGCCGGTCACGGCCGGGTTGGTCATCGTGGCCTTCCAGCCGGCGGCGTCGACGTACGTCAGGGCCAGCACGTTGCCGGTCGACGGGGTGAAGGTCACCTTGCCCGCGCCGCCGGTGCCGTTGGTCTGCGCGGCCGCGGTGGTGGCGCCGGCGTAGTCGTTGTTGTCCGAGAAGAAGGCTTCCTGCGCGGTGACCAGATTGCGCAGGTCCGACTTCATGGAGGCGACGATCGCCTTCTGCTTGGTGTTGGCGAACTTCGGGATCGCGATGGCGGCCAGGATGCCGATGATCACCACCACGATGAGAAGTTCGATCAGGGTGAAGCCCTTGCGATTCATGGTATCTCCCACGGGTGCGGCGGCCCTGGTGGGCTCGCTGGTGAATAAGGTCGACTCAGGGGAGAGCAACCCACATACCACGCCGTTCATTTTATCCATCTCGTTTTGTGGCAACGACTTCCGCGCAGCGTCCAAGTGAAACACCCCCCGGGCAGGGCCGCAATCTGCCAGACTTTGCCGGGCCCGCTTCAGACCGGGGGGGCCTGTTGTTCCTCATATCGCGACAGTTTGCGGTACAGGGTGGAGGGGTCGATGCCCAGCACCTCGGCCGCCCGGGTCTTGTTCCCCCCCTCCGCCTGGAGCACGTACATGATGTACGCCCGCTCGATCACCTCGAGGGTCGGGTTGGGGTAGGAGCGCTCCGCCACCAGCGGCTCCTTCTTGCGCCGGGTGATCCGTTCCGGCAGGGCGGCGTTGTCGATGGTGTCGCCCCGGGTGAGCACCCAGGCGTGTTCCAGCGCGTTCTCCAGCTCCCGGACGTTGCCCGGCCAGTCATACACCATCACCGCGTCGAGCGCCTCGGCGGCGAGCGCCTTGGGCTCGGCGTTGTTGTCGCTGGACAGCCGCTGCAGGAACGACTCGACCAGGAGCAGGATGTCCTCGCGCCGGTCGCGCAGGGGCGGGAGGTGGATGGTGATCACGTTGAGGCGGTAGAACAGGTCGGAGCGGAAGCGGCCGCGGCGGGCCTCCTCCTCGAGGTCGCGGTTGGTGGCCGCGATGATGCGCACATCCACCGGGATGGCCTCGGTGGCGCCGACGGGGATCGCCTCCCGCTCCTGCAGCACCCGGAGCAGCTTCACCTGGAGCGCGGGGGGCATCTCGCCCACCTCGTCGAGGAAGAAGCTCCCGCCCCGGGCGGCGGCGAAGAGGCCCTGCTTGTCGCGCACCGCGCCGGTGAACGACCCCTTCACGTGCCCGAACAGCTCGCTCTCCAGCAGGTTCTCCGGCAGCGCGCCGCAGTTGATGCTGAGGAAGGGGCCCTCGGTGCGGTTGGACATGTTGTGGATGAACTTGGCGATGACTTCCTTGCCGGTGCCGCTCTCGCCCTGGATGAGCACGGTCGAGTCGGTGGGCGAGACCTGCTCGGCCAGCTTGAGCACGTCGAGGAAGCGGCGCGACTTGCCGATGGGGCGCCCCACGCCGGCCTTGTCGCGGCGCTTGATCTCCTGCTTGAGGTGCTTGTTCTCCACCCGCACCGCGCGGTACTCGCAGGCGCGGCGCAGGATGGCCACCAGCTCGTCGTTGGCGAACGGCTTCTGGATGTAGTAGTAGGCGCCGGCGTTCACGGCGGCGATGGCGGTCTGCAGCGAGGCCTGCGCGGTCATGAGGATGACCGGCGTCATGGCGTCCTGCTCCCGGGCGGCGGCCAGGATGTCGAGCCCGGTGACCTGGGGCATCCGCACGTCGGTGAGGACGATGTCGTGGGTCCCGGCCTTGATCGCCTCCAGGCCCGCCTTCCCCCCCTGGGCCGTGGTGACCTCGAAGCCTTCCTTCTTGAGCAGGATCCGCAGGGTGTCCAGGATGCCGGACTCGTCGTCGATGACCAGCACCGAGGGCTTCTGACTCATGCCGCTTCCTCCGTGGAGCGTCGGGCGGGAAAGAAGATGGTAAAGGTAGTGCCCTGCCCCGGGGCCGTGTCCACCAGCACCATGCCGCGGTGGGCCTCGACGGCCCGCTGCACGATCGCCAGGCCCAGCCCGGTGCCGCCCACCCGCCCGGTGACGAAGGGCTCGAACAGCCGGTCGCGGAGTTCCTCCGGGATCCCGGGGCCGTCGTCGCGGACCTCGAGGCAGACCGGCTGCTCGATGCTGCAGCCGCCGGGCAGCTCCGCCAGCTTGGCGGGGCGGGTGGTGACGTGGATGACGGTGGGACCGCGGGCCGCCTGGACGGCGTTGAGGACCAGGTTGGCCACCACCCGGTGCAGCAGGTCCTCGTCACCGTCGAGCACGGTGCGGGCGCCCTGCACCCGGATCTCGACGTCGGGGCGGCAGTCGGGGTGCTCACGCACCAGCCGGGCGGCGGCGGTGACCACCGCCTGCAGGTCCACCGGCACGAACTCGGTGGCGCGCACCCGGGCAAAGTCCAGGAACTCCGAGAGCAGACGGGAGAGCCGGTCGCTTTCCCGCACGATCAGCTGGGCCAGGTAGCGGTCATCCTCGTCGCCGTGGGCGGACCGGGCCAGCTGCTCCACGCTGGAGCGGATCGAGGCGAGCGGGTTGCGGATCTCGTGCGCCAGCGAGGCGGAGAGTGCCGCGACCGCCTCCAGCCGCTCGGCGCGGAGGTTGAGCTCGTTGAGCTTCTTGAGGTCGGAGATGTCGGTGAAGATGGCGGTGACGGAGGGGCGGCCGTCGCTGTCGCGCTCGAAGGTGGTGGTGGAGAGGCCGATCGGGAAGATCCGGCCGTCCTCGTGCAGCACCGTGCCCTCGCCCCGGCTCACCTTGCGCCCGTGCCGGATGGCGGCGACGATCGCGGCCCAGAGCTCGGGGGAGCGGAGCTTGAGCTTGTCGAGCACCGGCAGGCCGATCACGCTCTCGCCGTCGATCTGCAGCAGCCGCTCGGCCATCGGGTTGATGAACGCGAGGCGGCCGGCGTCGTCGACGGTCATGACACCGGAGCGGATGTTGCGCAGGATGTCGTCGGCCTCGAGCCGCACCCGGCGGAGCTCGCTCGCCAGCGACTCCCGCTCCTCCCCGGCGGCGCGCAGCCGGCCGGCGAGGGCGCCCACCAGCACGTAGGCGGTGACGAAGACGCCCACCTGGGCCCAGAACGCGAACCCGGGGCGGCCCGGCTCGGGGAGCATGCTGGCCACGAAGTAGCCCAGGACGATTGCGAAGGCCACCACCAGCCCGCCGCTGAACGACATGAGCAGCGCGTAGACCGCGAGCACCAGGATATAGAGCGAGGGGACGCCGCTCGCGGGCCCGGCGCCGTGCACCAGCGCGGTGATGACCACGACGTCGGCGGAGGCCTGCAGGCCATGGAAGACGTCGCCCGCGGCGGCGGCGGGACGCCGCAGCACCCAGGTGGCGTAGAGGGCGAGCACCACGGCGTAGGCGGCGGTGCCGGCGGCGAGCCCGGTCATGCCGGGCTGCTCTGCCCAGCTGCCCAGCGCCAGGACCAGCAGGACGCTGACGGCCACCAGCCGCCCGCCCAGCACCCACCAGAGGAGGGTGCGCGGGTTGGGCAGGGCGCGCTGCGCGGTGAGGAGCGAGGGTGGGGTCATGGGGTAGCGGGGAAAGGTAGCAGCAGCCCCGCGGCACCTGCTACCTTGCCGCATGACGTGGACCGTCTACCTGGTGCGCTGCGCGGACCGCTCGCTCTACACCGGGATCGCCCGCGACCCCGCGCGGCGGCTCGCGGCGCACAACGCCGGGCGGGGCGCGGCCTACACCCGCGCGCGGCGCCCGGTGCGCCTGGTGTACCAGGAGGCGGCCCGCGACCGCCCCGCGGCGCTCCGCCGCGAGTGGGCGCTCAAGCAACTCTCCCGCCCGGAGAAGGAAGCGCTGCTCATGCGACCCGCCCCCGCCCTCACCGCCCGGTTCACCGGCTTCCGGCCCGCCGCCCTCACCTTTCTGCGGCAGCTCGCGCGGCACAACACGCGGCCCTGGTTCGAGGCGCATCGCGCCGTCTACGAGACCGAGGTCCGCGACCCGATGCGGGCCCTGGTCGAGGAGGTGGACGTGCACCTGGCGCAGGTGGCCCCCGAGATCACCGGCGACCCGAAGCGGTCGGTGTTCCGGATCCACCGCGACGTCCGGTTTTCCCGGGACAAGTCGCCGTACAAGACCCACGCCGCCTGCTGGTTCTACCACGCCGATGCCGGCAAGGGCGTGGGCAGCGAAGCGCAGGGGGGCGGGGCGGGCTTCTACTTTCACTTTGCCCCGGGGGAGTTCTTCCTGGGGGCCGGCATCTGGATGCCGCCCCGCCCCGCGCTCGCGCGGCTGCGCGAGGCGCTCAGCGATGACCAGGAGGGCTTCGAGGCAATCGTCCTCGCGCCCGCCTTCCGCCGCCGGTTCGGCGTGCTCGACACCGAGGCGATGCTCACCCGCCTGCCACGCGGCGTGAAGCCCGACCATCCGGCGGCGCGCTGGCTGCGGCACCAGTCGTTCACGGTGGGACGGGCGCTCACCGAGTCGACGGCCCGCTCCCCCCGCCTGCCCGGCACGCTGGCCCGTGACTTCGCCGCCCTGACGCCCTTCATCCGCTGGCTCAACGGGGCACTGGGCTACGCCTCCCGCACCCGGCGGTACTGAGTGACGCTGCTGGCCGGGTTCGGGCGGGCGCTCCGGCTCCGCTGCCCCGCGTGCGGCGGGCATCCGCTGTTCCGCGGCTGGCTCCGCATGGTGGAGCGCTGCCCCCGCTGCGGGCTGCGCACCGAGCGGGGGGAGCAGGGCTACGTGGTGGGGGCCTACATGTTCAACATCATGGCCGCCGAGCTCATCTGGGCGGCGCTGTTCCTGGCCGCCGTGTGGGCCACCTGGCCCGCGCCCCCCTGGGACGCGCTCACCTGGGGCGGCGGGGCGCTCATGCTCGCCATGCCCTTCCTCTGTTATCCGTTCAGCAAGACGGTCTTCCTGGCCTTTGACCTTGCCTTCCGGCCGCCGACCGACACCGGAGACGCGCCATGACCGACCCGCGGGTGCGGCTGGACAAGTGGCTGTGGGCGGCGCGGTTCTACAAGACCCGCGCGCTCGCCGCCGAAGCCATCGATGGCGGCAAGGTGCACGTCAATGGCGAGCGGGTGAAGCGCGCCAAGCTGGTGCAGCCGGGGGACCGCGTCGAGCTCCGGCTGGCGCCGTACGAGCATGTGCTGGTGGTGAAGGGGGTGTCGGAGCGGCGGGGCCCCGCCAAGGAGGCGGTGCTGCTGTACGAGGAGACCCCGGAGAGCATCGCGGCCCGGGAGCGGGTGGCCTTCCAGCTCAAGGCGGCCCACGTGCTGTTCGTGCCGGAAACGAACGAGCGCCCCACCAAGCGCGACCGGCGGCGCCTGGAGCAGTTCAAGAAGGACACCGGGTGGGAGGGGTAGCGGTAGCGGTAAGGCGGTAAGGCGGTAGGGTAATGGTGGCTCAAGTTCTGGAGGGGCTCAACCGATACCCTGTACTAGCGGCCCCGGGCCCACGGATGGCCCCCAGACCCGCCGCCCGCCAGCAGCACGGAGATCCCCCATGTCCGTCTCTGGTACCGCCATCTCGTCGGCGCTCAACGCGCTGAAGATGTACAGCCGCCAGGTGGACCGCGCGGCGCAGACCATCGCCACCGCCGGCCTGGGCGAGCTGACCCCCGAAGGGGAGCCGGCTCCCGACGCGCCGGTGCCCGCGGCCACCTCCGGTGCCGCCCTGGACCTCAGCGCCGCCATGACCAGCATGATGATCGCCCAGCGGGCGTTCTCGGCCCAGCTCCGGGTGCTCAAGACCGCCGACCAGATGCTGCAGGACACGGTCGAGACGCTGGGCCCGCGGCGCTAGGCGCCCGCGCCCCCGCCTAGGGGTCGACGATCACCTGGGCGGTCATGCCGGGATGCAGGTCGCAGTGGTAGTCATAGGTCCCCGCGGCCGCGAAGGTCGCGGTATAGGTGCCTTCCGGGTCGAGCTGGCCCGAGTCCCAGGCGCCGCCGTCCGCGGTGGCGGTGTGGGGCGTGCCGTCCGTTTCGCAATTGACCCAGGTGATCTTCCCGCCGGCGCCCACGTGCACCGGCGTCTGCCGGAAGGCGAATCCCTCGATGGCCACGAGCACCGAGCCGAACTGGCCGGGGTCGAGCGCCACCCGGCAGGCGCCGCCGGAGGGGCCCGTGGCCCCGCGTTCGCTGTAGCAGGCCAGCGAGAGCGCCACCGCGCCCAGCCCGACCAGCCCGCCGCCGAGTCTCCAGAGCATCGCGTGTCTCCTCACTTCACCACGACCTTCCCCTGCATGAAGGGATGGGTCGTGCAGTGGTAGGCGTAGGTGCCGGGACGGGTGAACGTGAAGCGCCAGGCCTGGCCGCTCGCGAGGGATGCCGAGTCGAAGCCGCCAGCGTCGGCGGTGACGGTGTGGATCACCGCATCGTCGTTCCGCCACTCCACCGTGGTGCCGCGGGCAATCTCGAGCAGGCCCTCGGCAAAGCGGAGCCCGGTCATGGTGGTCCGGAGGAGGGCGCCGGTCACGGGCCCCGAAGGCACCTCGCCCGCGGGCTCTGCCCCCGCCGCCACCGGCGCGGGGGCCGGCGGGACCGGCGCGCGCCGGAAGTAGCGCGCCAGGGTGATGGGAATGGTGAACTCGAAGCCGTAGCGCACCCGTGCGGCGCCGCGGGAGGCTCCCTGCAGGGTGCCGGTGCTGGTGTTGGTGGCGTGGAGCGAGAGGGTGTGCGGCGTGTTCGGGATGGCCACGGTGAAGCCCGCGCTCCACGCCGCCTTCTCGCCCCGGGCCGCGTCCCGGTCGGCGAGCGTGGCGAGGTCCCCCACCAGCGCCAGGTGCCTCGTCAGGCGCAGCGCGGCCCCGCCCCCGTAGGCGAACTGCGCGCCGCTCGCGTCCGGATCGGCGAGCACCCGCCCCACCGCGAGCAGCCGGAACGGACCGGCCCGCCGGGCCAGGCTGAGCTCGCCGTCCGCGCCATCGGCGGCAACGTTCCAGCCCACCTGGGCGCCCACGTCCACCGGGAACCCGCGCGCCTGGGTGAGCGGCTGGGCCCGCAGGAAGAACTCCCACTCATTCGGGTACGACGCTGCGAGGGCGCTGTTGGTGGAGTAGCTGACGCCCACCAGCGTCCCGCGCGCCACCGAGGTGGCCAGCAGGAAGGTCGGGACGTTGCTGACCTTCCGCACCGGCCCCGGACCGCGGACAAAGCGGTGCAGGAAGTTGAACTGCACCGTGCCCGGGGGCACCACCCAGTCGCCCGAGAGGTTGGGCGTGCGATCGAGCCCACCCTGCCCCGCGAGCGGGCCGGCCAGGCCGAGCGCCAGCAGGCAGCCGAACACGCGCCATCGCATGGATGCTCCTTGGGTAGTCAGAACGTTGGCTCCCGCGGACGGCGGGTGGGATAGTCAGGGAGGGAAGCGCGTGGTGCCTCCCCACGGGTGGCCTGGACCGCGACCGGCGGTCAACATACGGGCAAATGGGAATCGCACCACCCCCAATGCGCTTGGAGAAGCCGGGGGCACGCTCGCAGACACATGGCGGGCAACGACCGTTCCAGTGACATCCGGCGCGACATGCCCCGATCCCCACCCCTGTCGGTCTCCACAACTCCTTGGCTTACCGTGTGTTGAGGGCGCGGAACGAGGCCGCCCGCCCAGACCGATGCTACCAGGTCCGGGCGGGCGGGTCTGCAGCGGGTCGCGCGGGCCGCAGCGTTTCGGTACGGCTAGGCCGGCCCCAACCACTGCGCCGCCGCGGCAATTTCCTCCGGCACCAGGTTGTGGCCCGCGTCCCGCCAGTCGAGCGTGACGTCCGCCCCACCCCGGCGAAACAGCGCGGCGAGCCGTTCGCCGTGCTCCGGTGGCACGATCGGGTCGGCGCGGCCGGCACCGATCCAGATCCGGTGCCCCTCGAGTTGCGGCACCGCCGCGGGTTCGAAGGGCACCATCGCCCGGAGCAGCACGGCGGCGGGGAGCACCGCCGGGTCCGCCAGCAGCAGACTCGCGGCGATGTTCGCGCCGTTGGAGAAGCCCACGGCCGTCAGGCGCTCCGGCGCGAAGCCGTACTCCCGCGCCGCCGCGCGGATGAACCCGGCGAGCTCGGTGGTGCGCCGGTGCAGGTCCTCGAGGTCGAAGACCCCCTCGGCCAGCCGCCGGAAGAAGCGCGGCATCCGCCCCTCGAGCACCCGGCCCCGCGGCGCGAGCAGCCCCGCCTCGGGGTCGAGGGCACGCCCCAGCGGGAGCAGGCTGTCCTCGTCGCCGCCGGTGCCATGCAGCAGGAGCAACGTGCGGCCGCTGCGGCCCGGCAGGTAGCGGTGCTGGAAGTCGTGGGTGGTCACGCCGGCACCTCCAGCGCGGGGAGGGCCGCGGCGATCGCCTCGCGCTGCGACTCGTACTCCGGCGGGAGCCGCAGGGTGGCGCCGAGGGTGGCCTCCGCCTCGTCCACCAGGAACCCGGGGCCGTCGGTGGCCACCTCGAAGAGCACGCCGCCGGGCTCGCGGAAGTAGATCGAGCGGAAGTACTGCCGGTCGACGACCGGGGTGACCCCCAGGGCGCGGCCCAGGATCTCGGCGCGCAGGCGCGCCTGGTCGGCCTCGTCGGCGGCACGCCAGGCCACATGGTGGATGGTCCCGGCGCCCATGGTGCCGCCACCGGCATCGGGATCGCGCAGCAGGTCAGCGGTGGAGCCATCGGGGCTCTCCAGACGGAGCACCCCTGCGTCCTCCCCCAGCGCACGGAACCCGAGGAGCTCGGTCAGCAGCAGGGCCGTCGCGTCAGCCCCCCGGAGCCGGAGGGTGGTCCCCGCCAGCCCGGTGATCTGCGTGGCCCCGGGGACGGGGCTCCCCGGCCAGGGCTCGCCGCGCGGCGCGTCCCGCTCGACGAGGGCCAGGCCCATGCCATCCGGGTCGGTGAACCGCAGCTCCGGTGCACCGAAGCGCTCGCGCCGGTGCAGCCCGGCGACGCCCAGGGCGGCCAGCCGCTCCGCCCAGTAGTCCGTCGCGCCATGGGGAATCGCGTAGCTCGCCATCACGGCCTGCCCGGCGCCGGGGCGGCCGGGGCGCGCCCCGGCCCAGGGGAAGAACGTGAGCAGGGTGCCGGGATGTCCCAGGCGGTCCCCGAAGTAGAAGTGATAGGTGCCGGGATCATCGAAGTTCACGGTCCGCTTGACGAACCGGAGCCCGAGGGTGCCGGCGTAGAACGCGAGGTTGCGCCGTGGATCGCCCGCGATGGCGGTGATGTGGTGCAACCCCTGACTGCCCTTCTTCATACCTGCCTCCAGTACTGCGACATCCAACGACCTGACCACGTGACGGCCCTACTCCTTGTGGGAGAGGCCCAGCTTCCGGCAGAGCGTGCCGAGCTGCCGCTGCTCGGACTGGGTGAGCACGCCGAGCAGCCGGGTGACGCGGGCGGCGTGCGGGGGGAAGGCCTTGGCGATGAGCGCCTCGCCCTTCGGGGCGAGCCGGACCAGGTAGGCCCGGCGGTCATCGGGATTGGGGCCGCGCACCACCAGCCCGCGCTTCTCGAGGTTGTCGATCACGGTGGTAAGGTTGCTGCCGCTCACCAGCAGCTTCTCGCACAAGCGGGCCTGGGCCATGGGGCCCACGTGCCACAGCGCCTCGAGCACCCCGAACTGCGACTCGGTGAGGTTGTGCTCCTTGACCAGCGGCGCCGCGAGGATGGCGTTGATGGTGTTCCCCGCGCGCCGCAGCTTGATGAACGTGAGCAGCGCCAGCATGGTGGCGGGGTCGCGGGCATGGAGGCGCTGCAGGGTGACGCGCGGCGGCATGGGAAGACTCCAGGGGGTGGACCAGCAGACGTTCGCGAATGATCATATAATACGATGTCGAATATAATGCCGATCTGAATGGCGTCAACTCCCCCGGGGCTATGGGGCGGGCGCCCGTCCCATGGCGGCCAGCAGTTCCGCCGCGGGGAGCACGTGCCCGCCGGCGAAGCGCCGGGCGGTGACCGAGGCCCCGGCCGCGGCCAGCCGGGCGGCATCCTCCTCGAGGG encodes:
- a CDS encoding DUF983 domain-containing protein; the protein is MTLLAGFGRALRLRCPACGGHPLFRGWLRMVERCPRCGLRTERGEQGYVVGAYMFNIMAAELIWAALFLAAVWATWPAPPWDALTWGGGALMLAMPFLCYPFSKTVFLAFDLAFRPPTDTGDAP
- a CDS encoding VOC family protein, which translates into the protein MKKGSQGLHHITAIAGDPRRNLAFYAGTLGLRFVKRTVNFDDPGTYHFYFGDRLGHPGTLLTFFPWAGARPGRPGAGQAVMASYAIPHGATDYWAERLAALGVAGLHRRERFGAPELRFTDPDGMGLALVERDAPRGEPWPGSPVPGATQITGLAGTTLRLRGADATALLLTELLGFRALGEDAGVLRLESPDGSTADLLRDPDAGGGTMGAGTIHHVAWRAADEADQARLRAEILGRALGVTPVVDRQYFRSIYFREPGGVLFEVATDGPGFLVDEAEATLGATLRLPPEYESQREAIAAALPALEVPA
- a CDS encoding cupredoxin family copper-binding protein yields the protein MLWRLGGGLVGLGAVALSLACYSERGATGPSGGACRVALDPGQFGSVLVAIEGFAFRQTPVHVGAGGKITWVNCETDGTPHTATADGGAWDSGQLDPEGTYTATFAAAGTYDYHCDLHPGMTAQVIVDP
- a CDS encoding prepilin-type N-terminal cleavage/methylation domain-containing protein; its protein translation is MNRKGFTLIELLIVVVIIGILAAIAIPKFANTKQKAIVASMKSDLRNLVTAQEAFFSDNNDYAGATTAAAQTNGTGGAGKVTFTPSTGNVLALTYVDAAGWKATMTNPAVTGSPATCGIFTGPAANAPNAAVTQEGSPACW
- a CDS encoding TIGR02453 family protein; translated protein: MTWTVYLVRCADRSLYTGIARDPARRLAAHNAGRGAAYTRARRPVRLVYQEAARDRPAALRREWALKQLSRPEKEALLMRPAPALTARFTGFRPAALTFLRQLARHNTRPWFEAHRAVYETEVRDPMRALVEEVDVHLAQVAPEITGDPKRSVFRIHRDVRFSRDKSPYKTHAACWFYHADAGKGVGSEAQGGGAGFYFHFAPGEFFLGAGIWMPPRPALARLREALSDDQEGFEAIVLAPAFRRRFGVLDTEAMLTRLPRGVKPDHPAARWLRHQSFTVGRALTESTARSPRLPGTLARDFAALTPFIRWLNGALGYASRTRRY
- a CDS encoding MarR family transcriptional regulator; the encoded protein is MPPRVTLQRLHARDPATMLALLTFIKLRRAGNTINAILAAPLVKEHNLTESQFGVLEALWHVGPMAQARLCEKLLVSGSNLTTVIDNLEKRGLVVRGPNPDDRRAYLVRLAPKGEALIAKAFPPHAARVTRLLGVLTQSEQRQLGTLCRKLGLSHKE
- a CDS encoding alpha/beta hydrolase, whose product is MTTHDFQHRYLPGRSGRTLLLLHGTGGDEDSLLPLGRALDPEAGLLAPRGRVLEGRMPRFFRRLAEGVFDLEDLHRRTTELAGFIRAAAREYGFAPERLTAVGFSNGANIAASLLLADPAVLPAAVLLRAMVPFEPAAVPQLEGHRIWIGAGRADPIVPPEHGERLAALFRRGGADVTLDWRDAGHNLVPEEIAAAAQWLGPA
- a CDS encoding PAS domain S-box protein yields the protein MTPPSLLTAQRALPNPRTLLWWVLGGRLVAVSVLLVLALGSWAEQPGMTGLAAGTAAYAVVLALYATWVLRRPAAAAGDVFHGLQASADVVVITALVHGAGPASGVPSLYILVLAVYALLMSFSGGLVVAFAIVLGYFVASMLPEPGRPGFAFWAQVGVFVTAYVLVGALAGRLRAAGEERESLASELRRVRLEADDILRNIRSGVMTVDDAGRLAFINPMAERLLQIDGESVIGLPVLDKLKLRSPELWAAIVAAIRHGRKVSRGEGTVLHEDGRIFPIGLSTTTFERDSDGRPSVTAIFTDISDLKKLNELNLRAERLEAVAALSASLAHEIRNPLASIRSSVEQLARSAHGDEDDRYLAQLIVRESDRLSRLLSEFLDFARVRATEFVPVDLQAVVTAAARLVREHPDCRPDVEIRVQGARTVLDGDEDLLHRVVANLVLNAVQAARGPTVIHVTTRPAKLAELPGGCSIEQPVCLEVRDDGPGIPEELRDRLFEPFVTGRVGGTGLGLAIVQRAVEAHRGMVLVDTAPGQGTTFTIFFPARRSTEEAA
- a CDS encoding prepilin-type N-terminal cleavage/methylation domain-containing protein, producing the protein MPVRRGVTLAELLVALVLFGLVGALLARTGLAAERVARSHEERARLHAGFDAAAGFLHAELADLGPGDLLQAAPESLRYRATRGLAAACQVRADEVRLLRASLRADRMPQPGRDSVWLPLAPDDPRAADTAALVLPITSVTNSTCGGAAALALGTVIDTLAHPLHALPPGIGLRLFEVMQARLYASLGSGWLGARSVSAGEVVQPLAGPFTLPASRFAGWDSSGAPTLAAPLVRSLGAILAGARGQWPASAAPVAESTAVRIALANLP
- a CDS encoding sigma-54-dependent Fis family transcriptional regulator, translated to MSQKPSVLVIDDESGILDTLRILLKKEGFEVTTAQGGKAGLEAIKAGTHDIVLTDVRMPQVTGLDILAAAREQDAMTPVILMTAQASLQTAIAAVNAGAYYYIQKPFANDELVAILRRACEYRAVRVENKHLKQEIKRRDKAGVGRPIGKSRRFLDVLKLAEQVSPTDSTVLIQGESGTGKEVIAKFIHNMSNRTEGPFLSINCGALPENLLESELFGHVKGSFTGAVRDKQGLFAAARGGSFFLDEVGEMPPALQVKLLRVLQEREAIPVGATEAIPVDVRIIAATNRDLEEEARRGRFRSDLFYRLNVITIHLPPLRDRREDILLLVESFLQRLSSDNNAEPKALAAEALDAVMVYDWPGNVRELENALEHAWVLTRGDTIDNAALPERITRRKKEPLVAERSYPNPTLEVIERAYIMYVLQAEGGNKTRAAEVLGIDPSTLYRKLSRYEEQQAPPV
- a CDS encoding cupredoxin family copper-binding protein, which translates into the protein MRWRVFGCLLALGLAGPLAGQGGLDRTPNLSGDWVVPPGTVQFNFLHRFVRGPGPVRKVSNVPTFLLATSVARGTLVGVSYSTNSALAASYPNEWEFFLRAQPLTQARGFPVDVGAQVGWNVAADGADGELSLARRAGPFRLLAVGRVLADPDASGAQFAYGGGAALRLTRHLALVGDLATLADRDAARGEKAAWSAGFTVAIPNTPHTLSLHATNTSTGTLQGASRGAARVRYGFEFTIPITLARYFRRAPVPPAPAPVAAGAEPAGEVPSGPVTGALLRTTMTGLRFAEGLLEIARGTTVEWRNDDAVIHTVTADAGGFDSASLASGQAWRFTFTRPGTYAYHCTTHPFMQGKVVVK